The nucleotide window TGTTACAAATTTTTGATTTTGCATGTATTTTCCGTTGTAATTTATACGAGGCATACttgaaaatatgaatattttatattattttaatataaataatatatttgatgtTGTATATTCtgagatatatttttaaataaaattattacataccaATCTATGGAGAGaccatatatttaaaaaaacgaagaaaaataaaatgtagaatattattaagtaatatttaaaattggcgaagtataacaataaaatataataaggTATAAGCcatttaaatgtaaatagCAACGATGCTTtgttaattatttttcatgTTTCCATATATTGATTTACAATATACATGCATctagtattttattattttaattgatatttattaatttgctCGTATGTAAACAATAATAGGAAAATATAagcttataaaatattataacggTGCAATTACATATACcaatgtattataaattatattaaaagcCTATTTGCGTGGCaattttccaaaaaatatattttagtggaaattattatatatatatacatatatatattttataattaaaatattaaagatgGTGTATTTTTTagagaaaattattatttatttgaaaaaaatataatatttatatccataaatacttttaatgaaaataacgaAATTTATTACAACATTACATTAATTAATTCTATAGAAAGTGCAAAAAGTTAATAAATGAAGTaaattccattttttatagatatatcaTTTACTCACAAATTTTAAAACAcaaaactaataaatattactatttttggAATAAATATCAAGATATCACCATTATTTCAAactacatatattatttcttttatttaataaataacgCTAAAAATGAGAATCAgcattttaaaatttgtttttttttcaattattatttgttcttTTGAATATGCCAAAAATGTAAGttacatattattttcttttattattaataatatttcattatcgTTTTCGTATTTATTTGTTCACACTAGccttatattattgtttcaTGTATTGGCAAAACACTTATGTTAAGTTAAAGCACCAATAAAAATTAGTTATATAtgtgttaataaatatttcatttctttGCAGGAATTATACTTTGTAAACGAGAGGGACATATACCTTGAAAGgaatataacaaattttagAAATAATAGGATATTGGCAGATGTAGACAATCGATTcaatttaaatgatttttatcAATCAACTTTGAATCTTGTAGATCAATTTAATGACTGCAATGGTGACGAAGAAATAACAAAGCTTCGAAATATTATAGATTCACAAATAAAGAAGCATAAAGAAAGTAATACGTTACCcgatttaaataatgtagATAAGAAAACTAAAAAGTTAATCAACGAACTTCTAACAGAATTAGAAGAAGTAAAAAAAGAGATTGATAATAAAAGGAATGACGAAATGGCAATACAACCGATACAAGATAAAagaataacaaaaaaagatgaaaatatttcTGTATCAGAACATGAAGGCTTTAATCAATTGGAAAATGAAGGAAATTTCTTGGAGACtgcaaataataaatttaaagatgaatatcataaaattaaaggaaataaacaatataggacatttaaaattaatgaagATATTAAAAGAGATGAAGTAGGAACATTTAGGAGGGCGATGATGCTGGCTGTTACACTTTTTTTGGTGGTAATAGCATCAGGAACAATGCAATTACTATTACTAGTTGCACCATTTGggcttataatatataagaagTGGAAGAGAATCAAGAAATATAGCtttaaattatgaaaaatataaatataactactctttattattgtattttattatacttgtttaaatgattaaaaataatatatttaatatttatgcCATAATACTTACACTTTTTTACGTTCTATAGAACAATGAAATTTGATTTAATTGTTTgtcttattattatatattttttaatttaatatataatcacGTTATGTAATTAATTTGTCTTTGTTTATCGTTTGTCGAAAACTCGTTTGTCAAAAACTCATTTGTTAAAAACTCATTTGTCAAAAACTAATTTGTCCTTATTTCCATGcacatatattatgtattaatGAATTTTGAATTTACTAATTTAAACACACTTATTAATAAACTTATAAGCTATGCTGAGGGGTTAGGATTCAGGTTTATAATAGTATTTTGGGAAACTCGTATTTTGGGTCAGGGTTTTTTATTGTGGGTTATAGTTATGTTCTATGGAATCGATGTTTTGGGTTAGGgttatattgtattaatttttttataatttcaacgctaattaaatatatgtaccattCCTGTATATTTAATTTCGATCTGAAgtctaaatatgcaaccaaaaaggGGCATAACCTAATATTAAAGGGGCtacataacatattttataagttataatatatataattaagtgttcatatcgattttatattattaaaataaaatgtctatattgcatattatgatatatcataattatttattgtatAAGATTTGTTAACCCAgagttatattgaattatgcatattataatatgtttctttatttgattaaaaaattatttagtaaacttattatttgtgacatatttattttaattcaaaTCGTATTTTGATAACTGaatagtataataatattatatatgaggtcgagtattaattataagattattcatttggaacaattgtctacaatataatatacccTCAagttaattattatatttttatttttaactaaacacattaccaatatataataggtagtcattagatatatattcataaatacTGATCAATATTCGGCaatacaacgttatctataaaaagggttttatgcatctaaaatttttagtaatacataaaaaatacattatatatacaatattttttaagctttaattgtagttactattctctttttgtattttgcatttgtattaaaattaattagtattaataGAGTTTCTTTATTcgctttaatttttttactataaaggtataactttatattagtcactttaatttttaaactttatagttttaagtatatataaattatattttaaaatagataaaaaataaaatgagtatataataaaatttaatgttatagtttgttataatacttataaacAACTTGGTATACAAAATTAACGttattgttataatatatataatattgtataaataactaaaactgaaatatgttaaaattggaaatatatacaattatatattagaaagtatatagaaaaagtatgtaataattaatttaatttgaactaataatatttttattaggttattatatatatataactcacaaatatattattatagcgaaataatatgttctaaaatgttatactttaaaacaatgaaacaaaaaaattactattgatttaaagtatttttattaagcgCATTAATTATTCCGTTGTATTATACGGTGATATAACCAAAACAACAATagtaatattagattaatatattatgttcaTTTGGTACACTATATGggtataaattcattatatatagtattaaaCTTGTAATCAGACTAAAATTGTATACATGCAAgatcaaatgaaatattataacatttatttaagtaAGCTTTAATGCGACAATATTAGACTAACAGTACCacgcaaaataatattaataattatatagcTTTTCATCATAAaactaaatatagtttattataaaatataaaagcaagttatatatttagaaaataattctaaggtatttttaatgattaattttaatatatatacatggaTTGAAAGATTTAAtggtagaaaatataaaacataattaaactatgtagaataagtaaatcttatatggctacattcttgtcttaaaaaaacatacttcccttatctctcctctCAATGTGCAATATACCAACCTAAtacacatagttttctattgtactttaaaatttgcatcaatattttatatttctaagtatgatttaaaaaaaaatgcattttaagttttatttaagcttataaataacataataaataCGGTTTCAGTgttaattgtcgttttaaaccgtgagaaagatgtgcaaaatatattataaaattaccaaaaagatatatttctaaattgaattatataggaataaaaataaagttattgaaaatgttaaaatataattggaatacatatatattaaataaaaataatattaaatttacataatttgcataaaaaatggagcatataacttaatttgaaaatactataattttagaaaaaactatattatatattataagaaacaaatatataaatatttaacctatcttattaaaaaactatttatatacttttaaggattatagtaataatagaaaattttattttttagatatatacagcatttaagttttagaagggcaatcattaaaacataagatataaatatattccttttctatgttcaaacatactttaaattcattataaaattatattaatttttataataaatttataccaGATGCTAGTAAGAACAgcaatttttgtataaaattcattatatatatttaactaaaatgtattaagtaaccctctatttaaggtaatttagataattatgataaacaTAAATAGAACTTTTCTTTACTAataatgttattttattatgtataataatttaattattaaaaagctataatatatttaactacaggtagttgttatatatagggttaaagtatttgcATCACATATTTGGTGaatcatttataaaatagcatgattctactcaatttacaaatataaaatgaaatttcaTCACAATGGATAAGGacgtggtatatgcattttttaataataataataataataattttctttgcattttttgatattgtattatatatatcattaaactttattttaataattcgcgtttttattaattgtttttaaatgctTTCTTAGTGTAGAACGCTCATTGCTCTAAGGAACTCGTTTTCCAATAATTGGACCAAACAAGGAGACTatcaatttattattaatgcaGACACTTTAAATGGGTATTGTAGTAATAAACAATGTAATAGTGATCTCGAAAGAATTAATGCcggatgtttatatttgcttgatgcattttataagGATTCCAATTTGTTTAAGACTCTTGCAAAAAGTAACATTGATATTGTTgaatacattatgatatggttaagtaaAATGTTAAGCCGAAtcaaaaatgaacaaaacgACAGTAtagaatttttttataaaacatatataaagaatGATACTAAGTATACTAATGCTATAGGTGGCGTTGATGATTATTATAAGAgttataaggatcttatagataaaaaaaatttattgaatatgaatattaaagatatatctaaattatatgatgtATTTAATACATTGTGTAACATGTATCTTGAATTTGATGAACAAAATCCAAATTGCGCGAAACATTTGGAAAAAGCTAAAAAGTTTGTTGAcgaatataaaaaacttaAGGAAAATTACAGTATTACTGAAAACAGTTtatatagtaaaatattgtctactttatcaactgattatgataattttaaaaagaaatatgATAATGTTCAAAGTTGCAAATCTTTACCCCTTCCAAAgatagaaaatgaaaaatatgtacaGAGTCATATACATGGTTCTGGAGAAATTTCTGAAGatacatcatcaagttctTCAATAGCAAgcaaattatttatagttttatcgatatttggtgcaatagcatttttttttggaatttcttataaggtaaataataaagaattaaaaaaaaaattattatatatatgcaaacattaacaaagAAAACGTatgcttcttaacattttatattagtattcgttatttggatttcggaaacgatttaaaaaacaacaaataagagaaaaactaaaaaatataaagaagagaatgaatcattaatatatgattcaaaGAGAGTGACaatttcaggaatagtaataattattGAGATACgataagaaactgtctatttataaataaataatttttgcataattttatatagtttttatgttatggGTCAGGGTTATGattgtggaacccatattcggggtagggctaagtattatattgcatttaactttttataatttgaacactaattaaatatatgtaccattTCCGTATATTTAATCACAAGATGAAGTTCAAAAGTCAAAATATGCAAACAAAAGGAGAATAATCTAATATGAAAGGGGCCAATACCATATTTctcataaagtataatatatacaatataaatatagattATATATGAAGTTGTATTATGGaatatcataattgcctattatataagtCTTGATAACCCagagctatattgaattatgcatattataatatgtttctttattttatgaaaattt belongs to Plasmodium yoelii strain 17X genome assembly, chromosome: 11 and includes:
- a CDS encoding PIR protein, which codes for MDKDVCRTLIALRNSFSNNWTKQGDYQFIINADTLNGYCSNKQCNSDLERINAGCLYLLDAFYKDSNLFKTLAKSNIDIVEYIMIWLSKMLSRIKNEQNDSIEFFYKTYIKNDTKYTNAIGGVDDYYKSYKDLIDKKNLLNMNIKDISKLYDVFNTLCNMYLEFDEQNPNCAKHLEKAKKFVDEYKKLKENYSITENSLYSKILSTLSTDYDNFKKKYDNVQSCKSLPLPKIENEKYVQSHIHGSGEISEDTSSSSSIASKLFIVLSIFGAIAFFFGISYKYSLFGFRKRFKKQQIREKLKNIKKRMNH
- a CDS encoding fam-b protein, whose protein sequence is MRISILKFVFFSIIICSFEYAKNELYFVNERDIYLERNITNFRNNRILADVDNRFNLNDFYQSTLNLVDQFNDCNGDEEITKLRNIIDSQIKKHKESNTLPDLNNVDKKTKKLINELLTELEEVKKEIDNKRNDEMAIQPIQDKRITKKDENISVSEHEGFNQLENEGNFLETANNKFKDEYHKIKGNKQYRTFKINEDIKRDEVGTFRRAMMLAVTLFLVVIASGTMQLLLLVAPFGLIIYKKWKRIKKYSFKL